In Cyprinus carpio isolate SPL01 chromosome A5, ASM1834038v1, whole genome shotgun sequence, the sequence catTGAATTTCCAGCAATGTTgtgatatatatacagtttacCATAATATGTACCTTTATACATCTTATTTAGATATCCTTACATTCATTAGAAAAACAGCATTCCAACTGCTCTGTGTCCTTCTTACCAATCTCAGGCACAGATAGAGCTACAGTCATTGCCACACAGACAAAGAATGCAGGCAGCAGGATCTGTGAGAAAATGCCCTTGGTGTTCCTCTTCGCACAGTGAAACCTTTTCACGATCAGCCCGTGAAACTGCCGGAGTTTCAGCCACCAGCCCTCAAGCTTAAGGCTGCCCTGGTGCTCCTGTATGGTCCGCTCCGGAGAGGATTCTTCATCTGGAGCACAGAGGGTATATAGTACACTGAGGGGTAGGTAAGCATCTTATCTTTATCTGTTACCTCCAGGCCTTTCAGAGATGCATTAGTCTCTGACAGACCTCTGCTTTAAACGTCCAGGTCTGGCAAAAAGCACTAGaatgcacaaaatgttctttctaAAAGCCTTAAAGctataactataaaaatagctgtttcctaGTTTGTTCCTTCACAGTCTACAAACTACCAACTGAGCTATTAATGAAGAAAAGTGTCTACAAATTTcaagtaattaaatacataataatacaaataaattattaaataattatcaatAGTAAGGTGCctcatttaataaaacattaaaaaaatatttaatacaaatgatctgtaattaacaattaattaatgtttaactGCCTAATCAGCTTtgaatgttcagttttttttttagaaatttgagAACTCTTACAGACcataataaaaactgaataaatttatcctaataacataaaatgaccaacactgaataataataataataataataataaaataataatgcattcagtttttttaataaggaaataatttatgTGAAAACGAAAGCTAAATAACGtgttaatatatgttaatgtatgtttatattaaaaaaaataataatatggtaatAATTTGTTTCTAATGATCAGTTCTAGTCACTTCTGAATGTTCAGTTTTTAGAAATCACACCGCACAATAAAACAGTTACAATgtctaatttaataaatgtgttaatatcataaaataataatttaattaatttgattaaataataataatcataatttatatgCTATTTTCCTGACCTCTGAGACTGGCTGAATCAGGGTCTTGGCCATTGTCAAATAGTGGGCAATAGTCTCCATAGAAGTCAGAATAAAGGCCCCGTTCATCCCCTCTTATTGAGCCCAGAGAAGAACCGGATTGTAGGGACGCTTGGCTTGGGCTCAGCCTGGAGCACATCATCAGGTTACTGAGCTCCACCTCTGGGCGGATCACGGCAGCAGCTGGTGCCCCCTCACACTGCGGCCCCCCTAACAGATTAGAGGGCTTCCCAGCTGATGCTCCACCAGGAGAGTCCTTCATATCTGACAGAGAAAACGAGAGGGATACATATGAAATGTGAACCATAAATAAATTTTCATGGCTTTAGATGCATCTCTACAGAATTCTTCAACAGATCTATCTGACCATCTAACCTGCATCGCTGTTCTCCTGTGATAGATCTTCTTCTGATACCTTCAGAAAGACCTCCTCCAGTGTGGTGTCCATCACACCAAAGCTGGTCAAGGCCAAGCTGTCCAAACTCTGTTCCAGAGCCTGAAGAAAATACACCCAACACATGTGCCCATCAGTGAACGCCTCATATTCAATTCCCTAAAGATTTTTACTGATATCAGATTCTGTTTTTCCAGTGttctaaaatgtttgtgtgtacCTGAAACAGCCTCTCGAAACAGCCTTTCCTGACAGCCTCAGACGGTAGGACATAAGAGAGCTCAGTGTTGGAGTCAGACACCAGCAGACAGGACGCAACGTACTGACGGATGAACTGTGTCACTCTGCTCTCTGAACATGGAGATATCGAAGAGGCGGGAGACTGGCTTGACTGATctaagaacaaacagaaacattttgttgGGTCATGGCAGATGAAACAGCAGAAGAAAAACTAGGAGATTTTTCATCTGCTCTTTTGATATTTAAAAGgaacaaacaataaaaagaggaacagaagaaccatataaaaaaaaatgatggagaTAAAACAGATACAACAAAATTTTCACAGAAAAACGACCagtattttacattgtaaaacagATACTTACCAATAGATtgagataaaaagtgataattgATTtgatatattaagaaaaaaaatcttttagtattatttatatactattatagtttttattaatatttcaaattagcttttagttttctattttcagtttccattttaattttagatacatttttagtaatagtgttaagttttttttttttttgcttttttttttttattattatttaagtttattttagttttagttaagttttatttttcagttaattttacaGCGTCAACTTATTTCAGTTGGTTGCAAAGAcgtttcaaattttcatttagtttaagtttttcatcatctaacatttagattttattcagcattatttcaatttttttttttaaatagttttagtttaataacccttgtttataatattttaatacaatatatatatatggggaaaATAGGGAATCAAATAGGGAAATAACTTGAGCTGGACTCAAACTCACAATGCCAAGATGAGACATTAATCagacattattaattaaaaatgtgcaattcCACAAATGAGAAGACACGTATCCTCACATATACCTGCGGTGTGTGAGTCACTCTGTTTCTTGACAAGTGTAAGTTTGTAGCCGTCTCCATATGTGCTCTTGAGGAACAGGGGGGAACCGCAGCACTTGAGTTTGCCATGAGAGATGATGGCAATACGGTCTCCCAGCAAATCCGCCTCATCCATGTGGTGAGTGGAGAGCAGGATGGTACgacctgctcacacacacattctagtTTTGGACTGATCATATATTTGGTAACTGATTAtccaccccaaacttttaaatagtactgTTTTTGTGATTAGTAATGATAAGATCACcttgtttatatttaagaatgAGGTCCCAGATTGCTCGGCGGGCATACGGGTCGACTCCTGCTGTGGGTTCATCCAAAATCACAGCCCGGGACCCACCTACAAATGCAATTGCCACCGACAACTTCCTCTTCATCCCCCCAGACAGAGTCTGAACCAGACTGTGACGCTTGTTGGACAATTCGAGATCCTCTATCATCCTGTGAATTCCAACACACAGGCTTTATGAACTCAAGTATGGGTGCGACTGAGAAAGTGTAAGGGCAAAATGCGAGTGTGATAACCCACTTATCCATCTCCTTTTGGATATCTTCTTCAGCCATGCCCTTCAGACGCGAGTAGAACCACAGGTGTTCCTCCACACTGAGCTTGTCAAACAGAACGTTGTGCTGGGGACACATGCCCAAATTCTGCCTGATGCGCTCCATCTCTGTGCGGATGTCATGGCCGTATATGGTGGCAGAGCCAGAGGTGGGTGGAAACAGTCCCGTGAGTATAGACCTATAAGAGATTCATTATATACTAAATGAATTTTCTGCAGGAAACATTAGTTTCATACATACATCCAATTTTACGGTTGTAGTGTGGCATTGTCAGGCAATAACAAGCACAGTATGGGTCCAGAACCACCCTAACACACACTAAGAAACACAATATCCTAACACTCACATAGTGGTTGTCTTCCCAGCCCCATTGTGTCCCAAGAAGGAGACAACCTGGTTTTCATGTAGGTTTAGGCTCAGCTTGTTTAGGGCCAGTTTGCTGCCTGTCTTGTAGACTTTGGTCAGTTTGTCTATGCATACCACCAGCGGCAAGTGACTGGGTTCTTCTTCAATTCCACGAGTTTCCTCTAAACAACAAACAGACATAAATTTAGCAACATAACATGCctaaaaatatctcaaattacattatttattcacaaaactaGCTACCTTTAACAAAGAGTTAGttagttttttaaacaaaaaggatGGATATGGAACAAAGTGTACCTGCGCGTCTGTGTTCCATAGCACAAGCTTGGTCCTCCTCCATCACACTTAGCCTGGTGCTGCCACCCCATGGCCACTCCCACGTCTCTATGCGGCCACTTCCTAACCAATAGGATTTCTGCAAGGGAAAATACCATGGCCTGGGCAGTCCGTACAttcctgagagaaaaaaaaaatatggaaaaccCAAAAGCATATACTTTAATTTTGATGCTGTGTAACATGAAATTGGGCACTGTTTGCACTGTACAATAATGACATCACTGCAGCTTACCTGGATGCACAGCCTCTATATACCAGGTCAGCACACCATATACAATGGCATCAATGGTGAGCATAACCATAGACAGCAGGAGGTTAAAGTCATCGCCCTCTACAGGTGACTGGTTGATAGTGCGCCACTGGATTCCAACTCCAGCAACTTCATACAGGGCAAAGTACTTCGATCCCAGACCGAATGCTGTGGTAGACATTAAAGACTGCACACACATGGAGGAAGAATCACTCATGAGAAATGTTTACTGAAGATCAATAGACTATCAAAATGGAACGTGAAAGGGATTCATGGGATGTCTTCATACCGCTATACACTTCTCAAAGGCAGTGATTTTGTCATGAGCCACCTCTTCTCTTATGGCCACGTACATGTATGGCACATAGCTCAGAAAGTAGATGATTCCTCCACATGCTGAAGCCAGTTTGGCTTTAGAGTACAACACAGACACTAGGAAACTTCCCAAAAAGAAAGTGGAGAGaacatttacataacattaacAACTTTTTGACTACTTTTCTTTGTtgaaaaacaatgtaaattgAATAAAGCCAGGTAGTGAGCAAGTAAAATTCGTATTATGGCTCCAGTACCAGAACATGATGGTGGCGACGGCATAGATTGTGAGGAAGAGCCAAATGATAAAGGGATCGCTGTGGAGGAGGACCTTGCCATATTTCAGTATGACAGTGAGGGCTGTCACTGAGATCGAAAGCTGCACAAAGCCTGTGATGAACCAGGCCACCCAGTGCACTGCATTATTCAAGCCCATCATCTTCATCACCTGCGGAAAAACACCTTGCATCAACCATAGCACCACTCTCGATCTCTCTGAAGTCTATCAGCAGAGGaattagtttgttttaaaagaaagttCAGTCTATTCTCTCACCTCTTTCAGTCTTTGCTCCTTCTCTGCTACGATATGCTGGATCATCATGGCCACAGAGTAGACCCAGGATATGACCATACATAGAGGCATCATGTGCTCGATAACAAACAGGAAACTGCAAATGGAAACACCTGTTACAACTCCTCACCTCCACAAGTTGATATGCAAGCACCTGTAACTACTTATCACCTACACAAAAACATCACTAGCATTAACTTcattcatcaaggatgtattaCATTGATCATAAGtaacagcaaaaacatttataatgttacacattctATTTACTTCaaaatgctgttctcttgaactttatattcttcaaaaattaaaaaaaatttaaaaactatataacggttttcacaaaaatattaagcagaacaactgtctccaacattgacaataataaggaTGTTTCTTtaacaccaaatcagtatattagaatcatttctaaaTGATAAAGTGACTGGAgcactgctgaaaattcagctttgccatcacatatttcataatattactgtattgttTACCATATTactgcagccatggtgagcataagagacttctttcaaaaacataaaaaaaaaaaaattacaaaccccACAATTTTAAGTGatgtattttgtgtatgtgtgtctgctgCCTTTAcccagtttaagtttttttttttttttaaataagcacttttgtttttacaaaatgctGACAACCTAAACCTGCAACCTGGAGATAGAATCCAATTCTAGGTAAAGTGAGTGCTTCTGATCTAGGAGAAAGTTCTTTCTGAGATACTTAGAATACCCTTTTTAAGGATACCTAAAAGTTTGCTTACAGTGGTTAGACTTCTCTTCAGCTGCTTTTTCCCCCACAGTATTGTCTCCAAACAAATGATACAAAAGGCCAAAACACCACAGATGTTTACAGTTTAAGAATTTCTAAATTGGCTTTCCTTTAATAGTAGTAACACACATTAAGGTTGTTTTTCCCTAAAATATACCCACATTTGTTTGGTCTTATAAGTTTTAGAAGCATCAGAAGCATTACAGCACAAAGTCAACTGCCCTAAGATGGGTTTATGATTGTCCTCTTTCCCCTGAAGGAGACTGACTAATGCTGCGTCATCTGCAAATTTAATGTGGAGTGGAAGCAGAGCGTTTGTGAATTTGCCTGGAGCGAGggatgcttttttttatatatatacacaggtatAAGCATCTGTGTTCTTTCTAGCTCCGAGATCATTCAGATACTACTCCATAATGTGTATAACACACACTAATGCAATGCAACTGAACATCGATTCACTGTGTCTTAAACAGTGTTTTAGACTATGAGCAGTCAGACGGAAAAAATTATGaacacaaaatgtacaaaaaagtaaAGACCAATCTCACTCGTCTCTAGTGTAGCATGGATAGGGAAACATCTGCACGTAGTTTCCAGGCTCAACAACATCATGGCCCACAAACGTGTTAATGATTGCCCGCTCAATcatatctaaaagaggaagaaacaTGGAAAATGTCAACACCCCATCAAGTAAACATGCTGAAGCTGAATTTACACACAGCAGCTTTACGCTGTGGAAAAACTTTGATCCTCTTGCCTTTTCTGAGCTCTTAAATAAGTGCAGCTTCCAGAAACGCCAAGCCAGCACTTTATTGACTGTTGCACCAAGCCATACATAAACAGATACACATTTCACCAGAATaactttcattttgaataaaacatcaaattcattttacttttccCATGCGGATTCAGTACTCTGTGGATGTTGTTTCAGAGCAGGCGATTTATTGCTTTGTCAAcagttttgtaaagaattctGCACAAATGTCAGAACTAACGCTCAGAGGTTTAGTCTACCACTTTCTAGATGAAAGCTAAATCTTTCAATGccaataaaatcaaaactttaaagTGCTCACAGCTAAAGTAGattacaaattgtatttttttgggaAAGGACAAATTCCTGCTTTTTTATCATACCTTGGATCCACACAAAACCGTAAAGGAAGTAGAATTTGCCGCCTGTGTTCGGCCCAGGGCGCCAATAAGCTCGGCGGATTTcatttgttttctctgtgaaGCTGGAGTTCTGTCGAATCTTATACATAACATGGGGTGGCAGAGATCCATCTTTATTGGTCTGGAAAATCACACCTAGAGAGAAAGCACAGATTAAACATATGGCTACTGGCTACATTTAACAAGGTATGACTAGGGGCTAAATGAATcatgaaaatgtagttttaatggGAAATGGATGGGTCAGTGTCTCAAATCTTGTTAAGAAATAGCtgagtcatatttcaccccaaaattacatgaaaaatcattcacataaaaaaattaagccTTCATTGCATTGTGATATCTTCAGGACAATTTTATCTCCCCAAATTCTCAtcacaataaatgcatatatttaaacatattttcaatgATGCTTCTcattatcacaataaatattactaaaatgtacagttataggatttttaataaaaaaaaacaaggaagaaTATGGTAAGCTCAGAGGTTCTGTAAGATATGTTTGAAGGTGCTCTTTGGCAAGGATACATTGCAATCCAAAAAACAATGATCCaatgcaaacttttaaaaaaaatccttcaactGGGCATTTCACAATAGAAAACTTTTAAACAAGAGTACCAACAGTGAACACTGAGGAAGGCACTTGCGGCTGAAACAAGTGGGTTAGCAGCCCTTTATTTTTTGTACTcactcttttaaaatgttttctattatgAAATagtctgttgtttgtgtttttttttttttttttttttttttttgtgtgtttttaagtatttatatatatatatatatatatatatatatatatatatatatatatatatatatatatatatatatattataacatagaCACATAAACGGACTATTtcgaactatatatatatatatatatatatatatatatatatatatatatatatatatatagtatatatatatgtgtgtgtgtatgtacacatAGGCAAATAATTGTATCAGTCAtaaaaaaatggcttaattacttatttcattttctaagcaaaatatacatttatatttctttgtttagATTTGGGAGGGAATTTGACAAGGTGTGTTACAatcactttttttcacaaaaacttTTATGAGATCCAGTGATAACTCACTTGCAAAGACTGAGACGTTGTCCTGGTAGGCCTGGTTCAGTGTGTAATTGACGATGCTCTCTTCATCAGGGAAACCTCTGAAGATATCCACACTGACCTGAGGCATTTAGAATAAGCTTTagtttttagataaaaaaatgttgaaattaaatgaagaacgcaattaaatgaaaaaaggaaATGATGTTTTCATGTTCATTCTAATTCCACCTCAAAACatattacaagttttttttttaaatggatatatAAGATAGGATTAGTTAAATCAAATTGTTCTCCTGACCTTTGACATGAAATTTGTCCAGCCACAAGCAGCATTATCGATGGTGTGCAGCTGCTCCAGTAGTGTGGTTGTGTTCGGCAGGGTGAAGTTCTCCTCCAGCAGACTGTTCATCAGCTCACTGTCTGAGACGTTCAGCAGTTCATGGTGCCTCTTCAGGTCTGCAATGAACTACGACATACGGACAAAACAAAAGAGATCAAGCACATGCACAACACAAAGTGCTTTTCAAACTAAAAACTCTTAAATTAGCAGCTGAAAGACAGAACATTACCTGCTGGAGCCAAATCAGGTGATTGTTCAATTTACCCTCCTCTAGGAAGGCCCTTAATTCAGCTGAGATGTTGAGCCACACACGGGCATAATGAGTCACATTCCCCACAAAAGCAAACGTCTCATTAGcctaaagagaaaacaaaaacaatctgatCAAAATCTTTATAGCTATCCCAAATGATTCTCTATTAATTGGGTACAAcctaaattaaatgaaagaatgTCCAGCACAACGTATTAGAAGGTCATTTGGATTCAAGAGTAATTAATCTGCAATTTTTTATTGAAGAACGGTTTGGGCTGCAAACCCAGTTGCTacattataagattttttttcagccTTGAAACACCTTAGACTTGTCTGGACTTACCTTTTGTATGACCTTGTCCACCTCTGAGCCAATGGGAGAGTAGAGGATTTTGGGATTTGTAGTCATGAGATGGACAAGTAATCCCAAGTTTCTTTGTTCTTTGCTGGTAAAGCCCAGGGAACTCATATTGCCCTGTTTCAGAGCTTCTGGCTCAATAATCCTGATAAAACaataaagatttaataaaaaaaaaaattgtaacacaTCGTAACACTCATATACACACCTGTTATTCCCGCAAAGAATGGGCTGAAGACCTGCCCACAACTGAACAAAGGCAGAAAACTGTGATCTAGGGTTTTCAGCCTCTGCTTCATTTCCTGCGGCTCTGTCTCCTTCCTCCACAGGGCTGTCTGTTGTGTTGAGACCCCATGTTGTTGTGTTGGAGCTCCAGGATGTGGTGTTGGTTATAGGAGGAGGCTGGTGGCCTGCACAGGCCCCTTTAGGGAGCAGTCTGGCCAGACCTGACAACAAATCCACATCCCTCAGGAGCCGTTCTACATCTGCCAGGTTCTTCAGCAGAGCGCCGAGATGGGATTGATCCAAGAGACCAGACATGTTAGACTGCTCCAGACGCAACTGAGGAAGGAGGACAGGAAAGAGTGCCATATAGAAAAAAGGGAAGAGGAGCAATACTTAATCGTAATaggtaaaaatgtacagtatcagAGTGTTTCTTCAACTAATGGGCACTTTTGGCTCTGTAGACTTATAAAGTGTCCCCTTAATAGTTTAATTTGTCCACTAATAATGTATAACTACATGGGAGaagtctttttttccttttcatttttcctGAAAGTAATGAAAATTCCTACCACGTGTGTTTAATAGCACTCTGTGACTATTTTTAATTACAGTTGAAAtgatattttaacaataataaatggaataaaatgtcttTCTAAAGCTAGTTTCACAGTGAGCATTTCTATATCCTAAAgcacactataaataaataagcactttttgcataatttaacaaaattacagcttgattggAAATAAGTACTCACAAGTAAAATCAATTatcattgatttttcttttttcagattaaTGTCTCATATTTAATCTCAAACATGCTTTTCACTGACATTGTTGTCTACCTGCTACAACAAACACACCAACTTAATGAAAAAATCACTGACATTGTTGTATAAATGATATGACAAAGTTGTTTggtatgacaaaaataaataattttcacacagaaatatgaattgttaatttctttatgtatatgtatgcatgtataggttacctttaataaaaattaaccCCTGAGACATAAAATGCAAATACCACATTGTGTCCGGttaagaagatgtgctgttcttCCATGTACCTGATCAAAGACTCTCTGTGTATCAATCTGATCTCTCAATTCTTCACTCAACTCCTTAAACATCTCGGCCCTCTGCTCTGCCTCTCCACCACAAACAGTCGTTCGATAGGCCTGTAAAActgcttgttgtttctcagggACCAATAGGATTTTGCTTATCTCACTGTTCTCTCCTTCCCCACAAGTGAGTGTTTCAAGCACTGCACCAGTCAACAGAATTCCCAAAAAAATGTAAGAAGATTTGTGAGGTGTCGTCATTAAACTGAAGATTATGATTTTTGCGGAATGaaattgcaaaaaatgtttttaacatttaaaacacttttaaaagtggAGTAATGGACCGACCTCCATCTCACGCAGAGCTTGAGGATCAAATTTTTGGCCTCCTCCACCTCCAGTGATCCCCAGCGCCTGGGACAGGACTTTGAGCAGAGCTTGACGGCGAGCAGCTTTAGTGGGGTCTCTCAATGCCTCCTGAATCAGACTACGCCAGCCTCCAAGTAACTGCTTCTGAATATGAATGAAACATTCTGATTGTTTTATAATTGCAAGGTTATAAGCAATTGCATGCCCTAATTGGAAACTATACTACTATCTATATATAGCAGGAGCGTTTTGTCCCTGTTTTGAGTAGGCCATGTCTTTGCAAAACAAATTGGCACAAGAAATTAATCAACAGTAATTTCAATTGGCCCAGCAGCATGAAATGTAACCAGAACCTAAGAATTTATGAAAATATGaacacaccccccacacacacaaaaaaaatctgccaCTGATGCATTGTGAGATCACACCTAACCATCTACGGAATCTAAACGAACAGTATTAGTTtcaatatgtaaacattttttatggcTGTCAAAATGAATATTGTATAacacatgtattattatattcaacattttccATCCATTAACCATGATAAAAATCTGATAGAATTTCAATCCGATATTTTAACCTCACAACCTCTCTCCAAAACCTCTAACACAAAGACATAACAACAAATCAGCAAACAGAGCAAATGATTTACAGGCAGAAAGCATTGCTGATACTAAAAAAAAGGGCTGGGAGACAGACAGATGATTCCTCAGGACTATCTGTCAAGTAGTAGGTACATTATGTATGTGGTATTCAAAAAAGTTGCTTACAGCAGCTCAACAAGTATGAAATATGAATGAGCTGGCACTGCATTAAGTAAAGTGTGggacaattattatattatttaattattgcagacTTGCATTAGAGTAGGTTTAGTGCTTGcactttttgtgcattttaatggagtttaagaaataaagaattagagtttgttatttttaaaccacatttacttttatatttagtcAATTAGAAGTTACTGTTATACAAaatatgaccccaaacttttgaacagtagtgtatatacacacatgcacaaggaaatgtgtgtgtttttgtcattctgtACCTCCAGGTGTACAAGCTTCTCTCCAGGATTGTGGAGTTCATGCTGTCCTTCATCTATTTCTCCTACCTTTGAGCCCACtttaggatatgtcccaaaaaTGAGATTATACACCTGAacagagtacacacacacatacacaagcacaGATTTAGAAACTCCTCtctcacacatatacagtacttaAAATAGCCGGAGAAGAGAAGAAACGAAACTCCCTCAggaaaatttacatttcattcGGAAACTCACAAGAGAATATCTCAACACTAGAGTCTACAGAAAGTTATCCCAACACATTAAAGGGTGTTACGCTGGAGCTCCTCTGTCCTAAAGCATTAGATTCTATCGCACATCCTCTCTCTCTGTTGTCATGGAGCAGAAGCATTAGTGGTGCTGCAAACCCGAGCTGAGACTCCAAAGAGGATGAAAGAGGAAGAAGGCTCAGAGGAGCATGACGCTGAGTCATGATTTGGACTTCAAAAGCACTGCTGTCTGACCTGGGTTGGAGGAAAAAGGAAGTTGAGGTGAGAAAACAGACCTCTTTCAGGTTGATGGGGGAGGAGAGCAGAAGGCTGGCGGTGTCGTTTGGCAGGGAAAGGTTTCTGATCAGGAACTGCTGGAACATCGACTGGTTCCTGAGGACACTTCCCATGGTAAAACCTGAAGCGGAGACATTCACActaatttttcatcaaaatagtttttatttgatGCAGTTGAAATatgtaaactaccattcaaatgtttgag encodes:
- the LOC109081573 gene encoding ATP-binding cassette sub-family A member 2-like isoform X5; amino-acid sequence: MGFLHQLHLLLWKNVTLKRRGPWVLAFEIFIPLVLFFILLGLRQKKPAIPVKEAFYSAAPLTSAGIIPIMQSLCPDGQRDEFGFLQYKNSTVTQLLERISEVVEQNHLFTSDRPSLGEELESLQQHLESLSSAQGPLESHYNNSHGFTMGSVLRNQSMFQQFLIRNLSLPNDTASLLLSSPINLKEVYNLIFGTYPKVGSKVGEIDEGQHELHNPGEKLVHLEKQLLGGWRSLIQEALRDPTKAARRQALLKVLSQALGITGGGGGQKFDPQALREMEGILLTGAVLETLTCGEGENSEISKILLVPEKQQAVLQAYRTTVCGGEAEQRAEMFKELSEELRDQIDTQRVFDQLRLEQSNMSGLLDQSHLGALLKNLADVERLLRDVDLLSGLARLLPKGACAGHQPPPITNTTSWSSNTTTWGLNTTDSPVEEGDRAAGNEAEAENPRSQFSAFVQLWAGLQPILCGNNRIIEPEALKQGNMSSLGFTSKEQRNLGLLVHLMTTNPKILYSPIGSEVDKVIQKANETFAFVGNVTHYARVWLNISAELRAFLEEGKLNNHLIWLQQFIADLKRHHELLNVSDSELMNSLLEENFTLPNTTTLLEQLHTIDNAACGWTNFMSKVSVDIFRGFPDEESIVNYTLNQAYQDNVSVFASVIFQTNKDGSLPPHVMYKIRQNSSFTEKTNEIRRAYWRPGPNTGGKFYFLYGFVWIQDMIERAIINTFVGHDVVEPGNYVQMFPYPCYTRDDFLFVIEHMMPLCMVISWVYSVAMMIQHIVAEKEQRLKEVMKMMGLNNAVHWVAWFITGFVQLSISVTALTVILKYGKVLLHSDPFIIWLFLTIYAVATIMFCFLVSVLYSKAKLASACGGIIYFLSYVPYMYVAIREEVAHDKITAFEKCIASLMSTTAFGLGSKYFALYEVAGVGIQWRTINQSPVEGDDFNLLLSMVMLTIDAIVYGVLTWYIEAVHPGMYGLPRPWYFPLQKSYWLGSGRIETWEWPWGGSTRLSVMEEDQACAMEHRRAEETRGIEEEPSHLPLVVCIDKLTKVYKTGSKLALNKLSLNLHENQVVSFLGHNGAGKTTTMSILTGLFPPTSGSATIYGHDIRTEMERIRQNLGMCPQHNVLFDKLSVEEHLWFYSRLKGMAEEDIQKEMDKMIEDLELSNKRHSLVQTLSGGMKRKLSVAIAFVGGSRAVILDEPTAGVDPYARRAIWDLILKYKQGRTILLSTHHMDEADLLGDRIAIISHGKLKCCGSPLFLKSTYGDGYKLTLVKKQSDSHTADQSSQSPASSISPCSESRVTQFIRQYVASCLLVSDSNTELSYVLPSEAVRKGCFERLFQALEQSLDSLALTSFGVMDTTLEEVFLKVSEEDLSQENSDADMKDSPGGASAGKPSNLLGGPQCEGAPAAAVIRPEVELSNLMMCSRLSPSQASLQSGSSLGSIRGDERGLYSDFYGDYCPLFDNGQDPDSASLRDEESSPERTIQEHQGSLKLEGWWLKLRQFHGLIVKRFHCAKRNTKGIFSQILLPAFFVCVAMTVALSVPEIGDLPPLILSPSQYHNYTQPRGNFIPYANEDRLQYRSKLSPDASPQRIVNTLRLPSGVGATCVLKTPFNSTLDQLAQSLNPYANNSKTLAARYFDSMCLDSFTQGVPLSNFVPPPPSPAPSDDPDAHFEDGLWNYTAAPPTTVREMATSPPTLPLTIREPVRCICSMQGTGFSCPSGVGGRPPLMKVVTGDILVDITGRNVSEYLLYTSDRLRLHRYGGFTVGNIQKSVPASFGRKTPPMVRKIAVRRSSQVLYNNKGYHSMPTYLNVLNNAILRANLPSSKGNPAAYGITVTNHPMNRTSASLSLDYLLQGTDVVIAIFIIVAMSFVPASFVVFLVAEKSTKAKHLQFVSGCDPVTYWLANYIWDMLNYLVPATCCVLILFVFDLPAYTSPTNFPAVLSLFLLYGWSITPIMYPASFWFEVPSTAYVFLIVINLFIGITATVATFLLQLFEHDKDLKLVNSYLKSCFLIFPNYNLGHGLMEMAYNEYINEYYAKIGQFDKVKSPFEWDIVTRGLVAMTIEGFVGFLITILCQYNFLRKAQRMPVNCQPVEDDDVDVACERRRVLRGDADSDMLKIDNLTKVYKSRKMGRILAVDRLCLGVRPGECFGLLGVNGAGKTTTFKMLTGDESTTGGEAFIQEHSILRELLHVQQSIGYCPQFDALFDDLTAREHLELYTRLRGIPWKDEERVVQWALEKLELSKYADKPAGTYSGGNKRKLSTAIALIGYPSLIFLDEPTTGMDPKARRFLWNLILDIIKTGRSVVLTSHSMEECEALCTRLGIMVNGRFKCLGSIQHLKNRFGDGYMITVRTKTIASIKEVIRFFNRNFPEAILKERHHTKIQYQLKSENISLAQVFSKMEQVVEVLNIEDYSVSQTTLDNVFVNFAKKQSDNLEQQESSPSSAGQSPLQRLLSILRPRPTNTELSTLVSEEPEELESDDDEGLISFEEERVRLGTQAHKNYIQVDEIIQLNQLGTVCIRLITLTLITSPIGL